The stretch of DNA AAATCACAGGAATCTCCGATTCATAAATGGCTCTGGCAACGATCTCTTCATTGAACGCCCACAGCTCCTCCAGAGAGCCGCCGCCTCGTCCCACAATCAAGACATCTGCCTCGCCCATCGCATTCATTTCCCGAATTGCTTTGACAATGGAAGGAGCAGCCCCCTTGCCCTGAACAAGCACCGGATATAATACCACCGGAACTTGCGGATATCTCCGCTGAAGGGTTATCATCACATCCCTTACGGCAGCCCCGGTCGGGGAAGTAATCACCCCGATGGTTCGCGGGAATCTCGGCAGCGGGCGTTTGCGTGTCTCTGCAAACAACCCTTCGCCCTCCAGCTTCTTCTTAAGCTGCTCGTAAGCCAGATAAAGGCTTCCGATACCGTCCGGCTGCATATGGGTCGCGTAAAATTGATACTGTCCATCGCGCTCATATACCGAGACATTGCCGCGCGCAATGACCCGCGTCCCTTCTTTTGGAATAAAGGGGAGCCGCTGATTATGCGAGGCGAACATAATACTTTTTATTCGGCTGTCCGCATCCTTTAATGTAAAATACATATGACCGCTGGAATGATGCGTGAAATTGGAGATCTCCCCCCGAATCCAAACTTCAGACAGCAAGGGGTCGCTCTCCATTTTCATCCGGATATACCGGTTTAGTTCCTTAATAGAATAAATGCGTTGATCCATGAGGAATCCCCCTCATTTGATTCCTAATATTAGGCTAGACCGCTTAGTCTCTTGGCTGCCGTTAGGGTGTTGCTCATCAGCATCGTAATGGTCATGGGGCCTACGCCGCCAGGAACCGGCGTTATTGGACCGCTCACTTCCTTCACACTCTCGAAGTCTACATCTCCGGCAAGCTTGCCGGTATCAAGCCGATTCATCCCCACATCGATAACAACGGCTCCAGGCTTTACGAAGGAAGCGTCCACGAAATTGGCCTTGCCAATCGCTACGACTAGGATATCCGCTTGACGCGTAATTTCCTTCATGTTCACGGTGCGAGAATGGCACATCGTAACCGTGGCATTCTCACGCTGAAGCAGCAGAGATACAGGCTTGCCGACAATATTGCTTCTTCCGATCACAACAGCGTGCTTGCCTGGGATTTCAATACCGGTGCGCTTAATCAATTCAATGACACCAGCCGGTGTACAAGGCAGAAGACTCTCGTCCCCAATGACAAGATTCCCTACATTAACAGGGTGGAAGCCATCTACGTCCTTCTCGACCGCTATTGCATCAATTACTGCTTTCTCGTTAATATGCTTCGGGAGAGGCAACTGAACAAGAATTCCATGTATGTTCTCCTGACGATTCAATCTGTCAATCAGGTCAAGCAGTTCCTCTTGCGAAGTATCAGCAGCTAGACGGTGTACTTCCGAATAATACCCAAGATCGTGACACGCTTTCTCTTTGTTGCGGACATACACCTGCGAAGCAGGATCTTCACCGACAAGCACGACAGCTAGTCCTGGCTGTACGCCTTGTTCTGCAAGCTTGTCCACTTCTAGACGCAGCTTGCCGCGAATATCCTCAGATACTTCCTTGCCATTGATCAACGCTTGATTCAACATGTCTTCTCCCCCCAAATGATCTTATGATTTTGGTTTAATTTGATCCAAGTCTTTTATCATTTTTCCCAACACACCGTTCACGAATTTCCCAGATTCCTCACTGCCAAAATGCTTGGCCAGCTCAATCGCTTCATTCACAGCTACCCTACCCGGAACATCATCCCGGAACACCATTTCGTAAGCTGCGAGGCGCAGAACCTGGCGATCCACACGTGACAGACGGCTGATTTGCCAGCCCTTCAAATAATTCTCAAGAAGCTCATCAATCGCTGTCTTGTTGCTAAGCGTACCTTGAACCAGCTCCATCACTTGAGCCTGAGCCGCTTGGGAATCCTTAATCTCAACTTCACTTTCATTCTCGCCCGCAGCTTCAGCAATCAGCATGGCTACCGCATCTTCCGCACCAACTTCATTCATTTCCATTTGATACAGGCTTTGTACGGCAATTTCTCTAGCTAAACGTCTTTTCAATTTATTTCCTCCTAAAAGCGGTAGTTCATAACAATTTATTTGCACAATAGTATTTACAGAAAAAAACCTGTGAAACGCAATCTCCACAAAATTAGGCATTATTCAAGTAAGCTCAGTCAGGGAGAAAGCGTATCACAGGAATCATTTGAAGGGACGCCAACGTGTGTTAAGCCAATCCCTTAATTCTTTCCATGGTATCAAAGAGCCTTGATTCAAATCCTTATATTTACCGGCGGTGTAGCCAATAAACAAAAGAAGAGCGCAAAAAAGCATGTTCCAAAAACCAAAAAACAAATAAATACCGCTTAGAAAAACAGCCGCAACTACACCTATCACACGTCCCTTGTGGCTATCCCACAACTCTTTCCAAAACACTTTGGAAGCTCACCCCTATTCGACCCGGCTTTTCATAGTCGGCGATTGGACAAGGTTAGCGATATATACCGAGACATAAGCCACAGGAATGCCGGTGATCTCTTCTACATGATCATGCACTTGCTTCTGCACTTCCTCTGTCAATGGAGGAATGGAAGTTTCTCCATCTACCAAAGCACGGATGCTGATCTCCAGCCCCGCATCCGACATGCGGATCCGGGTCTTTACTTCTCTCACCCCACGCACTCGCGAAGCCGCCTTATAGGCCAAATTCTCAATGGTCTCCACCGAAATCTGGATATCTCCAAATTCTGTGCGCTGGTCAATGGAGGGCAGCGAGTTCCGGCTGCGGCGAACGGAGACATAGAAGAAGCGAAGGCTGAGCACAAATAGAATGGCAGCCACCACAATCACCGTAATCCATAAGTTCCGCTCTAATTTCATATCCAAGGTATAAGGCAATGCATCCGATAACAAAAGAATGGTACCTGCGGAGATCACGCCAATGCTGAGACTGTAAATAAATAGCAAGAGTCTGTCCAAAATCTTTGCCACGAAACCCCCAGCTCCCTACAAATTATAGTAAACCCCTGACATTAACAATGTCGGGGGTCTGCTTTACGTCTATTTCACCCGGTTGTTTGATTCAGAATCATCATGTTTATCGGCATTCTTGAAGATCACGTCATGAATATGTACGTTCACTTCAACGACGGATAATCCGGTCATTTGCTCAATGGAGCGCTTGACATTATGTTGAATCTCGGTTGCAACTTCAGGAAGACGGAATCCATATTCAATAATTACAGATACGTCAACAGCTGCTTCACGCTGGCCGACTTCAACCTTAACGCCCTTAGATAAATTCTTCCGTCCAAGCAGCTCAGCAATTCCGCCGGCAAAGCCGCCACTCATTCCGGCAACACCCTTCACTTCCACCGTAGCAAGGCCTGCAATCACTTCGATAACTTCAGGCGCAATTTGAATCTCTCCGATGTCCGTGCGTTCAAATTCAGTTGGCAAAGTACTCATGTTCTTCATCCACCTCTCAATAAGTTTACGGATGACTCTACTTCGAGGCAAGCGCACTTATTAATAATACTATATCATTTTGCCCACATTATGACAAACAATGGGTCAAGTTCTAAATCTCGTTCTCTTCCAAAAACTTGATATCGAAATCACCGCGAATGAACGTCGGATGCTCAAGCAGCTTCTGATGGAACGGGATTGTCGTACTAATGCCTTCTACCGCAAATTCTCCTAAAGCGCGCTTCATCTTAGCGATCGCCTCTTCGCGGGTCGGTGCCCATACGATCAACTTGGCAATCATCGAATCATAGTAAGGGCTAATGGTATAGCCGGGATAAACCGCACTATCCACCCTGACGCCTGGTCCGCCTGGGGCCAAATAGAATTGTATTTTGCCAGGGGACGGCAGGAAATTACGAGCAGGATCCTCTGCATTGATCCGGCACTCAATTGACCAGCCATCAATCTGCACATCTTGCTGGGTAAAGGAAAGAAGGTTGCCCTCAGCAACGGAAATCATTTCCTTGATCAGATCTACACCGGTTACCATCTCTGTTACTGGATGCTCGACCTGAATCCGGGTATTCATCTCCATGAAATAAAATTGGCCATCAGGCCCCAGAAGGAACTCCAGCGTGCCTGCGCCCGAATAATTCACGGCGAGCGCCGCGCGAACAGCAGCCTCCCCCATCTCAGCCCGCTTCTCTGGAGACAATACCGGACAAGGCGCCTCCTCCACAAGCTTCTGACGACGGCGCTGCACGGAGCAGTCACGCTCGCCTAGATAAGCGACATTCCCGTGACGGTCGGCGATGATCTGGATCTCTACATGCTTCATGCCGGTCAAATATTTCTCAAGATAAACTCCGGCGTTGCCGAAGGCTTTCTGAGCTTCCTGCTGAGCCGTTGTAATCTGCTGAATCAGCGAAGCTTCATCCTCCGCCAGACGTATTCCTTTGCCACCGCCTCCGGCAGTAGCCTTAATAATAACTGGATATCCGATCTCTCTAGCCAGACTTACCGCTTCATCCAAGTCTTCAATGAGGCCCTCAGAACCCGGGATAACCGGAACCCCTGCATCCTTCATCGTCTGCTTCGCAACCGCCTTGTCCCCCATGCGGGTTATGGCATCGGCAGATGGACCAATAAAGGTTACGTTGCAGGAATCACAAATCTCTGCAAAATCCGCATTCTCCGCCAGGAAGCCATATCCCGGATGAATGGCATCACATTCTGTCAATGTAGCGACGCTCATGATGTTGGTAAAGTTCAGGTAACTGTCCTTGGATAGTGTGGGTCCAATACAATATGCTTCATCAGCTAGTCGTACATGCAGCGAATCCTTGTCCGGCTCCGAGTAGACGGCAACCGTAGAAATGCCCAGCTCACGGCAGGCACGGATAATACGAACCGCAATCTCACCACGGTTGGCAATTAATATTTTCTGAAATTTCATGTAGCTTCCCTCCTAAAAACCTGTTTGATTCTGGTTACGTCATCCGGTTTGTTATTCCGGTTTTACCAAAAAGAGGGGTTGTCCGAATTCCACTAGCTGACCATTCTCAACCAGAATGTCAACGATCTCGCCTTTAACCTCGGCTTCGAGCTCATTCATCAGCTTCATGGCTTCAATAATACACACCGTTGTTTTCTCTCCGACACGATCCCCAACGCTAACAAATGGGGCAGCTTCCGGGGAAGAGGAACGGTAAAAAGTCCCTACCATCGGAGACACAATTTTATGTAGATTAGCGTCAGCCTCAGCAGGGGCTGCAGCTGCATTCGTCTGAGCAGGGGCAGGTGTATTTACGGCAGGATGCACTGCTGGAACAGACACTGGCTGTCCTCCATTTACCATAGCCGGTTGGACTTGTACAAACTCAGTTTTACCCGGCTTGCGAATTGTAAGACGGGAACCTTCATTCTCCAGTTCCAATTCATGAATAGATGTTTCATCAACCAATTTTATCAATTCTTTAATTTCGTTCAATTTGAACATTTCACGTATTCACTCCTTCAGCTTTAAAAAAGAATATCGCCGGAAGCGAGGTAAGCGCCAGCGAGTTCTTGAAAGCTTTAGTCTTGGACAAGAACATAACTTTATGTATTATATCACAATCGTTTAAAATGGAAAGAGCCCGGAAGGACCCGGGCTTTTCCAGCAAAAATCGCCATTTTTCTAATTCGTTTATTGCGTTACATACTGCACACTGACCTTATCTTGTGTAACCCCAAGCTGCTTAATTACCAGATCCACAATGTTTACTGCCTGCTTCGCATCCAGCTTGTCGCTGAGAACAACGACTTTATATTGATCATCCTGTTCAGTGACCGCTGCACTCGTCTTCAACTGCTGCTGCAACTGCTCTTCAATATCTGTAATTTTTGCTTCACGGTCTTGAAGCGCATTAAGCTCCTGCTGTGCGGCCGCGTTCTCATCGGCAGATTTGGTCAGATCGTTGATGGTCTGCAGCAGCTGCTCTTCCTTCTTCGCATTATTCTCCATCCGCTCATATTGATAGTTTGTCACCAGGTCACTGCCTGCCGTTCCTTGAGATGCAACCTGCTTAAGAACATCCTCATCACTTTTTGCTCCTGTATCCTTTGCATCCTTCTTATCCTTGGCATTGTTATCCGTCCCTGACTTGTCAGCGCCAGATTTATCCGTCTGCTCTTTGGAATCGCCCTTCACAGCACCGTCTGTCTTAGCTTCAGTGCCAGCATTATCTTCACTGTCCTTAACAGCGTCTTGATGATCAGCTGTCGTACCTCCGCTCTCTACTTCTGTAGCAACAACATCACTGTTCCCGGCTGCTGAGTCTGCAATGGAGACAGCCCCGCCTCCGTCCTTGTCGCCCGCCGTTACCTGCTGACCGTCCGCCGTCTTGGGAAGCTTTGTTGATGAATCTTCCGTAAACAAATAGTAAGCTGACAGAATGACCATTAAGCTGAGCATGGATACAAGCCAGATTGTTTGTCTTTTGGATTTCATTTTGGTTCCTCCTAAAAGTTTTTATGGAGCTTTACTCCATTGAAATGGCTACGCAATAAAAACTTGCTTCGGAAGCATCATTCTTTTGGAGCTTTACTCCATGGATTCTCTTCGCAATTAAAACTCGCTTCGGAAGCATCATTCTTTTGGAGCTTTACTCCAGGATTCTCTTCGCAATTAAAACTCGCTTCGGAAGCATCATTATCATGGAGCTTCCCGCTCCTTATTCAACCTGCTTTCTGGGAGCTACGGATATTCGGTAAGACGAGACATTGAGCCCTTTTTCCACCGCATCAATAATCATCTGCTTAACTACTTTATTCTCCGCTCCCTTGGCAACCACGAGTACCCCTCTTACCTTGGGTTTCACCTTTTTGGTCACAATCGGCTGCTGATTCCCCGAGGATTCATAGGTAACAATTTGCCCGTCACGTGTATATTCCGTAACATGCCTCTTGCCGCCACCGGCATCCGTCTCGTCCGTAAGCTGCTGGGTGTCCTTCATATTTCGTTGAACCACGATCTCTTCTGTAGAATCGACCGTAACCAAGACGTCTACCGAGCCTACGCCAACAATTTTCTCCAGAATATCTCTAGTCTTCGCCTCCAGCTCTGCCTCAATTTGGTCAAAAGCTCCCCCGCCTTCTCTAGAGGATGAATCGGACGAAGATTGCAGGGTTGAAGCTGCCATTGGTGGTTCCCGCCCTTCACCAGCCGGATCAACTTTTTTGATATGAACAAAGGAATTAAACAGCATGAATGCGGCCCCAACCAATCCAATAATAATTAGCAGACGGAAAGTATGAACCTTCTTGCCTCCATCGCTTCCCTTGCCAAGCCACTGCTCCAGCTTCTTTAACCATTTCACCGTTTCATCACCCCCTTATCCTGAAGAATCCTCAGTCCAGGGAACAATGCGAATTAGACTTCGCTCAATCCCCCAGTTCCCCCCAATAAGCTCGTAGATCCGTTCCTTCACTGCCTTAAGTTCCTGTCCCTGAACCCTAACCTGGTCTTGGTCTTCTGTATGCTCAGCCGCCGAATTCATCACGGCCTTACTATCTCCCTCCCGTGGTTCACTTTCTTCTGATGGGGAGCCAACCTGAATTTCCACCGGCTCAACCTGTTTTACCGAAATTCTCGGGACGTTCACTCCCTCAGGGGTGGTTGAAATCCCACCGGAAGCCGAGGACGATGATTCCTGTTTAGCTTGCTGCGTGGGTTCTTTTGCCTGCTTTCCAAGCATGATTTTGACTGAGGTAATGGTAGGCTTGTCATATTCGGGAACCTCCCCCTCGGCGGCCTCCTTCTTGACCGCAAGCTTCACTTCCACTTTGTCCACATTCAGCCCTGTACCTGCTTCGATCTGACGTTTTATTTGCTCTGCCGTTTCTCTACCCGCCCATTCCATCGTATCCTTCTGCTGCGAATTCTTTAGCTCTTCGCCCCGTCTCAAGATCTCTTCCAAGCTTCCATCTCCCTGCGGATGGGGTTCAGCTAGAACCGTTGCAAGCCGCTCCGCCGGAGCATCCGAAAACAGCTTGAGGAGAGGTGAAAGCAGTGTCATTAGGATCAGCATGCTGACAACCAGCTTTACATAGCGCTCCATGCTGCGATTGGGGAGAAGCATCTCGGCAAATACCGAGATCAACACGACAAAGATGATCTCCTTCAACCAATCCGCAAGCCAGGTCATCATGACATTTTCTTCACTCCTTATTACCGCATCATGACGGTGATGTTACCGGCAGTCAGCATAATGGTGATAGCCAGGAAGAACATAAGTCCTACCGCAGCAAGCACCGCAAACACGTAGAGCATGCTTTTCCCGATTGTCTCCAGACAAGTCACCACAGGGGAGTCTCCCAGCGGCTGCATCACGGCGGCGGCGAGATTGTAAATGAGCGCCAAAGTCAGGATTTTTATGGCTGGGAACGCACACAGAAACAAAATAATGGCAACGCCCACAAGCCCTACAGAGTTTTTTACCAGGATGGAAGCGGATATCACCGTATCTGTCGCATCTGCAAACATTTTCCCAATAACTGGTACAAAGTTGCCTGTGAGATACTTAGCGGTCCGAAGCGTAACTCCGTCTGCTACCGAGCCCGCAGCGCCTTTTACCGAAATTACACCGAGGAAAACGGTAAGCAGCACACCTAGGAGTCCCATTCCCACGGTTCGCAGAAGGTTGGCCAGCTGGTTCAGCTTATATTTGTCTGTCATGGAGCTGACAATATGCAGGATCGCCGAGAAGAACAAGAGGGGAAACACCACGACATGGACCAATGTTCCCACCGTGTGGACCATAAAGACGACAAGCGGGTGGGTCACAGAAACCGTAACTACATTTCCCATCGAGGCGAGCAGTGTGAACAGCAAGGGAACCATCGCCATCATGAAATCGATCATTCCGGTTATCGCTTGAGTCGCGTACCCGACCGCGGAGTGAAAGCTATTAACAGCTAACACCAAAATAACCATATAGCAAATCGCAAAAGCGACCTTGCCGACATTTCCTTTTTCAAAAGCACTCTGCAGCGTCTCAAGCATCATGCTGATCACCGTGAGCACCACAATCGTAACCAGAATGTGCCCGCTATACAGTACTTCGTGCCACATATAGCGAAGAAGACCTGTCAAGCCTGAGGATATGCTGAAGCCGCCGCCCTGTGAAAGCAGCATCTCTTTGAAGGTAGGCAGGCGCCCTTCCGGGAAGAACCCCCCGTATTCCTTCATTAGCTGCTCCCAATATGTCTCCACCTGCTGGGTCTGCAGCTCGTCTACTTGTCCTTGAGAAGAAGAGGGTTCCTCTGCATATGCTGCGGCTTTCCCCGGCATCAGAAGTTGCAAGACGAATGCAAGGAGACAAGCCAGCGTCAATCCTGCCAAGCGTATCATGATCCGCCGTTTCATCCGTTGACCCCATTTCTATGCGGGCATCAGCTTCATCACCGTCTCTATGATGATGCCGATGATGGGTATAGCCAGTACCATAATCAACACTTTTCCCGCTAATTCAATCTTGGAAGCAATGCTTTCCTGCCCGGCATCCCGCACAATTTGTGCTCCAAATTCGGCGATATAGGCAATGCCTATGATTTTTAGAATGGTCTTGAGATAGATGGCTTGGACACCCGCAGAAACGGCCAGATCCTCAAAGGTACCGATAATCGAGCCGATCTTTCCGGCCAGGAATAGAAATAGCGTGACCCCTGTACAGATGGTAATCAAAAAGGCGAACAGCGGCTTCTGTTCTTTGATGATCATGATCAGCACGGCTGCAATCAGGCCCAGGCCCACCACTTGAATCATTTCCACGATGCTTCACCTACTGGAACAAAAAAATCGATTTGATTTCCTGAAACAAGCTGTCCAGCAGCCGAACAACCATAAACAGCACAACCACAAAGCCTATGACCGTTACCCAATGCGCCATATCCTCTTTTCCCATCTGCTTAAGCACGGTGTGAATCATAGCAATAATGATCCCAATTCCTGCAATTTGAAAAATTGCATTCACATCTATGTTCATCAATAGGCACCTCGCGATCCGTTCCTGGTAAGCGTTCCGCTGAAGGAATACGGACATTAATAGATCAAGATTACGATGAAGGCGCCGGCTAGAAGCCCAAGGCTCCTGCACATTTTCTCGTAACGCCTCTGCTCTTCCAGCGCTACAGCTTCTTCCGTCTCCAGCTGTCTGATCGCTGTCTCAAGATGATTCAGCTGATCCTTCCGATCGCTTGTCCCAAGGGAAAATGCTAGCTGATACATCACATCCCGCTCTCCTGCCTTCATATAGCTGTACTTCCAGCGTTCGCGAATCGCATGATGCAGGCTATCTTGTGCCGTCCAATTCCGCGGTGGACCCATGGCCTCGGCCGCCTCAATGAAGAGGGAGCGCAGGGGCTCGCGATTCTGGGCACCAATCCGGCTAAAGGCTTCAGGAAGCGGGGTAAAGCCATAGCCGATCTCAGTCTCCATTCTCCGAAGGGCGAGGATCAAGCGCCTGATCTCATGAGGTCTGGCAGCATAACCGCTGGCCTTCCACCAGCCGGCTAATGTAGAAGCTAAGAGGATCAGGGCTGCTCCGAGGATTTTAAGCATAGCCCCAGCCTCCCCCGGAAGGTGAACCCTCAAGCAGCATAGGCCTCTGTTTACCATCCAGCAGCCGGAAGGTAAGCTTGCGCTCAGCCCGTGAGAGGATAACAAACCTCTGGAAGAAGGCGCCTTCCGCAAGGCTTGATAAGAATGGCCGACTCAGCACCTCTGCCACCTCAGCACCATGAACGGTTGCGACTACCGATACTCCAGCGTGAAGCGCTTCTGCAATAGCAGCTGCATCCTCTGCTCGGCCAATCTCATCCACAATGATGACTTCCGGCGACATAGAGCGGAGCATCATCATCATGCCTTCCGCCTTGGGACAGGCGTCCATCACGTCCGTTCTGGGACCAAGATCAAAGCTAGGAACTCCCTGCCTGCATCCTGCAATCTCAGAGCGTTCATCCACAATGGCCACCTTAAGCCCTGACCATTTGGCTTCGGAATGCCCCCAGCTGCCACTGCTGATTTGACGTGCCAAATCTCTTAGCATGGTCGTCTTTCCCTGCTGAGGCGGTGAGATGATCAGCGTGTGCAGTACGTTCTTCCGCTTAAAATCTAGCAAGTGCTTAAGAAGCGGTGTTGCGGCCCCTCGTATTTCACGGGCAATCCGCAAATTAAAGCTGCTGATCTCACGGATATGCTCCACCCTGCCCCCGCTCAGCACAGTCCTTCCTGCTAAACCTACACGGTGGCCTCCGGGGAGCGTGATGAAGCCCTTTCTCAGCTCCTCTTCCATCGTATACAGGGAATGATTCGTGATGAGATCAAGCACCTTTCGCCCTTCCTCCCTGTCAGGACAATAAGCCTGTGAGGGATCACGGGTGAGCCCTCCCTCCGGGGTCAAGAAGTAATAGCTGCCGCCTGTATTGAGCTCAAACGGACGCCCCTCTCGAAAGCGTATCTCTTCCAGCTGCTCGAACAGGGAAGAAGACAGCTGCTGCAGAAGCTGCTTGATTTTTTCCGGGAACACCGTGAGCCATGTCGCATTCATTTCAGCTCAGCCCCTTCGTCATTACTGGAATCTAGATCCAGATTTCTTACTATAACTATGGTGTCTGTAACATGTTATGCTTGTACTTCTACTTTATGACTGCAAATCTATCATTTCTTCAAAATCCCGATTAAGAGACAGGCAACCCCGATCGTAATAAAAATCATCTTCCCCCATGACAGCTTATCCGCCATACCAATCAGTCCAATAGAGGTCGTTAAGATTAGAATAGTTGGCCCAACCAGGGCTAAGCCTGAATTGACCGCGAGTGCCTGGTCGACCCTTCCAAGCTTTAGCATCCATAGCGCCGCTAAAATCTCCAGCGTACCCGACAGCAGCCTCAGTGATGCCATCGATGTCACAAATTTATCCAGTTTAATCTCCCCCTACTTGTCCGAATGTTCATTAAATCGTTATGCTATGAAGTTAGTATTTATCACCGATTTCATGCACAAAAAAAAGGAAGATGCACGGCTAACTGCCATACATCTTCCTCGTATAAGTATAAAGTAAGCTGGTCTATTAAATTTACCGGCGTTCTTTTGGACCGCCCACAAACGCCTGCTCCGAAGTATCAAGTCCATATGCTGTATGCAGAGCCTGAACAACCTCTGTCAGCTTTCCGGCCTCAATCACACAGG from Paenibacillus sp. CAA11 encodes:
- a CDS encoding SpoIIIAH-like family protein, which codes for MKSKRQTIWLVSMLSLMVILSAYYLFTEDSSTKLPKTADGQQVTAGDKDGGGAVSIADSAAGNSDVVATEVESGGTTADHQDAVKDSEDNAGTEAKTDGAVKGDSKEQTDKSGADKSGTDNNAKDKKDAKDTGAKSDEDVLKQVASQGTAGSDLVTNYQYERMENNAKKEEQLLQTINDLTKSADENAAAQQELNALQDREAKITDIEEQLQQQLKTSAAVTEQDDQYKVVVLSDKLDAKQAVNIVDLVIKQLGVTQDKVSVQYVTQ
- the spoIIIAF gene encoding stage III sporulation protein AF, with translation MMTWLADWLKEIIFVVLISVFAEMLLPNRSMERYVKLVVSMLILMTLLSPLLKLFSDAPAERLATVLAEPHPQGDGSLEEILRRGEELKNSQQKDTMEWAGRETAEQIKRQIEAGTGLNVDKVEVKLAVKKEAAEGEVPEYDKPTITSVKIMLGKQAKEPTQQAKQESSSSASGGISTTPEGVNVPRISVKQVEPVEIQVGSPSEESEPREGDSKAVMNSAAEHTEDQDQVRVQGQELKAVKERIYELIGGNWGIERSLIRIVPWTEDSSG
- the amaP gene encoding alkaline shock response membrane anchor protein AmaP, whose protein sequence is MAKILDRLLLFIYSLSIGVISAGTILLLSDALPYTLDMKLERNLWITVIVVAAILFVLSLRFFYVSVRRSRNSLPSIDQRTEFGDIQISVETIENLAYKAASRVRGVREVKTRIRMSDAGLEISIRALVDGETSIPPLTEEVQKQVHDHVEEITGIPVAYVSVYIANLVQSPTMKSRVE
- the xseA gene encoding exodeoxyribonuclease VII large subunit, encoding MDQRIYSIKELNRYIRMKMESDPLLSEVWIRGEISNFTHHSSGHMYFTLKDADSRIKSIMFASHNQRLPFIPKEGTRVIARGNVSVYERDGQYQFYATHMQPDGIGSLYLAYEQLKKKLEGEGLFAETRKRPLPRFPRTIGVITSPTGAAVRDVMITLQRRYPQVPVVLYPVLVQGKGAAPSIVKAIREMNAMGEADVLIVGRGGGSLEELWAFNEEIVARAIYESEIPVISAVGHETDFTIADFVADLRAATPTAAAELAVPHVAELKELLQQRERQLRQGLQHRLVRQRERLERLRRSPVLVQPRRHLLQHAERLDMLSHRLQSRMQSSLRLTAERYGRLHERMLRFHPQDQLQHAARRQAEAERQLRQSMAAVVKEKTSRLALSIRQLDALSPLKVMSRGYSLVYNEQNNRLIKSLDDVQPGDLVKVKVTDGELDCQVWSMKREGETNGT
- the accB gene encoding acetyl-CoA carboxylase biotin carboxyl carrier protein is translated as MFKLNEIKELIKLVDETSIHELELENEGSRLTIRKPGKTEFVQVQPAMVNGGQPVSVPAVHPAVNTPAPAQTNAAAAPAEADANLHKIVSPMVGTFYRSSSPEAAPFVSVGDRVGEKTTVCIIEAMKLMNELEAEVKGEIVDILVENGQLVEFGQPLFLVKPE
- the accC gene encoding acetyl-CoA carboxylase biotin carboxylase subunit encodes the protein MKFQKILIANRGEIAVRIIRACRELGISTVAVYSEPDKDSLHVRLADEAYCIGPTLSKDSYLNFTNIMSVATLTECDAIHPGYGFLAENADFAEICDSCNVTFIGPSADAITRMGDKAVAKQTMKDAGVPVIPGSEGLIEDLDEAVSLAREIGYPVIIKATAGGGGKGIRLAEDEASLIQQITTAQQEAQKAFGNAGVYLEKYLTGMKHVEIQIIADRHGNVAYLGERDCSVQRRRQKLVEEAPCPVLSPEKRAEMGEAAVRAALAVNYSGAGTLEFLLGPDGQFYFMEMNTRIQVEHPVTEMVTGVDLIKEMISVAEGNLLSFTQQDVQIDGWSIECRINAEDPARNFLPSPGKIQFYLAPGGPGVRVDSAVYPGYTISPYYDSMIAKLIVWAPTREEAIAKMKRALGEFAVEGISTTIPFHQKLLEHPTFIRGDFDIKFLEENEI
- the nusB gene encoding transcription antitermination factor NusB — its product is MKRRLAREIAVQSLYQMEMNEVGAEDAVAMLIAEAAGENESEVEIKDSQAAQAQVMELVQGTLSNKTAIDELLENYLKGWQISRLSRVDRQVLRLAAYEMVFRDDVPGRVAVNEAIELAKHFGSEESGKFVNGVLGKMIKDLDQIKPKS
- a CDS encoding Asp23/Gls24 family envelope stress response protein: MSTLPTEFERTDIGEIQIAPEVIEVIAGLATVEVKGVAGMSGGFAGGIAELLGRKNLSKGVKVEVGQREAAVDVSVIIEYGFRLPEVATEIQHNVKRSIEQMTGLSVVEVNVHIHDVIFKNADKHDDSESNNRVK
- the folD gene encoding bifunctional methylenetetrahydrofolate dehydrogenase/methenyltetrahydrofolate cyclohydrolase FolD, giving the protein MLNQALINGKEVSEDIRGKLRLEVDKLAEQGVQPGLAVVLVGEDPASQVYVRNKEKACHDLGYYSEVHRLAADTSQEELLDLIDRLNRQENIHGILVQLPLPKHINEKAVIDAIAVEKDVDGFHPVNVGNLVIGDESLLPCTPAGVIELIKRTGIEIPGKHAVVIGRSNIVGKPVSLLLQRENATVTMCHSRTVNMKEITRQADILVVAIGKANFVDASFVKPGAVVIDVGMNRLDTGKLAGDVDFESVKEVSGPITPVPGGVGPMTITMLMSNTLTAAKRLSGLA
- a CDS encoding DUF2273 domain-containing protein; the encoded protein is MFWKELWDSHKGRVIGVVAAVFLSGIYLFFGFWNMLFCALLLFIGYTAGKYKDLNQGSLIPWKELRDWLNTRWRPFK
- the spoIIIAG gene encoding stage III sporulation protein AG, which gives rise to MKWLKKLEQWLGKGSDGGKKVHTFRLLIIIGLVGAAFMLFNSFVHIKKVDPAGEGREPPMAASTLQSSSDSSSREGGGAFDQIEAELEAKTRDILEKIVGVGSVDVLVTVDSTEEIVVQRNMKDTQQLTDETDAGGGKRHVTEYTRDGQIVTYESSGNQQPIVTKKVKPKVRGVLVVAKGAENKVVKQMIIDAVEKGLNVSSYRISVAPRKQVE